In the genome of Lysobacter sp. 5GHs7-4, the window CTTCATCGGCCGCCCCAACGTCGGCAAGTCGACCCTGGTCAATCGCCTGCTCGGCGAGGAACGCATGATCGCCTCCGAAGTGCCGGGCACTACCCGCGATTCGGTCGCCATCGACATGGAACGCGACGGTCGCCTGTACCGGCTGATCGACACCGCCGGCCTGCGCCGCAAGTCGCGCGTCGACGAGGCGGTGGAAAAGTTCTCCATCATCAAGACCCTGCAGGCGATCGAGCAGTGCCAGGTCGCGGTGGTGATGCTGGACGCGGGCGAGGGCGTGACCGACCAGGACGCCAGCGTGCTGGGCTATGCGCTGGACGCCGGCCGCGCGTTGGTGGTGGCGGTCAACAAGTGGGACGGGCAGACCGACTACCAGCGCCAACAGACCGAGGCGCTGCTGGTGCGCAAGCTGGCCTTCGTCGACTGGGCCGAAGCGGTGCGCATCAGCGCCAAGCACGGCTCCGGCATGCGCGAGCTGTTCAAGGCCGTGCACCGCGCGCACGATTCGGCGACCCGCGAGTTCGCCACCGCCGAGGTCACCAAGGCCCTGGAAATCGCCTACGAAACCAACCCGCCGCCGGTGGTGCGCGGCCACGTCGCCAAGCTGCGCTACGCCCATCCCGCGGCCAGCAATCCGCCCACCTTCGTCGTCCACGGCACGCGCCTGCGCACCCTGGCCGACAGCTACAAGCGCTATCTGGAGAACTTCTTCCGCAAGCGCTTCAAGCTGGTCGGCACGCCGGTGCGTTTCATCTTCAAGGAAGGCAACAACCCTTACGAGGGCAAGAAGAACGTGCTGACCGAGAAGCAGGTGGCGAAGAAGCGCCGTCTGATCCGGCATGTGAAGCGCGGCAAGTGAGCTGGCGCGCCGTGCGCTTTGCGCACGGCTTTGGTGGTGGGTCGTCTCCGTGACACCCCGATCCGTCATCCCCGCGAAGGCGGGGATCCAGTGACTTCAGCCGGTACTGCCGCAGCCTCGTCCGGCCACGAAGAACAGCATCGAACCAAGCTTGCATCGACGCCCCGATCCGTCATCCCCGCGAAGGCGCGGATCCAGTAGCTTCAGCCGGTAGTCTCATCAGCAGACCCGCCGCAACGCAGCCATCCGAAGCCTCTGGTTCCGACGTCATGCAAGCCGCTGCGCCCACCACCGCCATCCCGCCCTCCGACCTGACCCTAGGCCTGCTAGCCGGTGGCCGCGCCAGCCGCCTGGGCGGGCTCGACAAGGCCTGGCTGTTGCGCGACGGCCAGCCGCAGGTGCTGTCGCTGGCCCAGCGCTACGCGGCCCAGGCCAGCGCCGTGCTGGTCAGCGCCAATCGCGATCCCGACCGTTACGCCGCACACGGCCTGCGCGCCGTGCCCGACCTGCGCCCGGACCTCGGCCCGCTGGGTGGATTGCAGGCGCTGGCGACCGCCTGCGCCACGCCCTGGCTGCTGACCCTGCCGGTGGACGCGCTGGACCCGCCCGAGGATCTGCTCGCGCGCCTGAGCGTCGCGGGTGCGCACGGCGCCTGCGCGATCGACGCCGACGGCGTGCAGCCGTTGTTCGCGCTGTGGCGCGTGGTGGCGCTGCGGCCCGTGCTGGCGCAGGCGCTCGCTCACGGCCGACTCTCCGTGCAGGCCTTGCAGACCGAACTGGGCATGGCGCGCGTGCGCTGCGATGGCCTACGCTTCGGCAATCTCAACACGCGCGAGGATCTGGCCGCGGCCGGTATCGACGCGCCACTATGCGACTGAAGACATGCACGAGTTTCCGACCGGCCTGAGCTTCGACGAGGCGCTCGCCATCGTCGCCGAGGTCGCCGCCGCGCACCGTCTGGACACCGAAACCCTGGCCCTGCCGCGCAGCCACGGCCGCGTGCTGGCGCAGGACGTGGACGCGCCGCTGGCGCTGCCGCCGTTCGACAACAGCGCGATGGACGGCTACGCCTTCCGCCACGCCGACCTGCTCGGCACCGGCGCCGGCCTGCGCCTGGCCGGCGAGCAGTTCGCGGGCGCCGCGCTGGCGCCGGCGCTGGCCATCGGCGAATGCCTGCGCATCACCACCGGCGCGCCGCTGCCGGCCGGTGCCGATACGGTCGCGATCAAGGAAAACGTGAGCCTGGAAGGCGAGCGCGTGCGTATCCCGACCGACACCCCGCGCGGCGCCAACGTGCGCTACGCCGGCGAGGACGTGCGCCTCGGCGACCGCGTGCTGCATGCGGGGCAGGCGCTCACACCCGCGCGCGTGTCCCTGGCCGCGTCCCTGGGGCTGCCGTCGCTGACGGTGGCGCGCCGCCCGACGGTGGCGGTGTTCACCACCGGCGACGAGCTGATCGAACCCGGGCTGCCGTTGGGCCCCGGCCAGATCCACGACAGCAACCGCGACCTGTTGATGGGGCTGCTGCGCGCCGACGGCCTGGAGCCGACCGCGTGGCCGCGCCTGCCAGACGACCCGCGCCAGGTCGAAATCGCGCTGCGCGACGCCGCCTGCGCCTTCGACCTGATCCTGACCTGCGGCGCGGTCTCGGCCGGCGAGAAGGACCACGTGCCGGCGGTGCTGGCCGCGTTCGGACGCACGCATTTCTGGAAGGTGCGCATGAAGCCCGGCATGCCGCTGCTGTTCGGCAGTCTGGACCAGGCGCGCTTCCTCGGCCTGCCGGGCAATCCGGTGTCGGTGATGGCGACCTACCTGACCTTCGGGCGCGCCCTGATCGACGGCCTACAGGGGCGCCAGGAACCGCGCCCGCGCTGGCGCGCGCGCCTCACCGACGCCATCGACAAGACCCATGTGCGCCGCGAGTTCATCCGCGCGCGCCTGTCGGCGGGCGAGGACGGCGCGCTGTACGCCGACCCCAATCCCGCCACCGGCTCGCACCGCCTGCGCGCGGCCGCCGAGTCCAATGCCCTGATCGTGATCGAGGAAGGGCCGCGCACACTGGCCGCTGGCGCCGTGGTCGAGGTGCTGCCGTACTGACGCGCGCAACGCAGCGTCGCCGGTGCCGCCGCACAGCGCCGGCGCGAAGGCGGATAATCGCCGCATGAGCATCGAACGCATCACTCCCGCCGAAGCGCTGCGCCGGCAACGTGCAGGCGCCTTGCTGATCGACGTGCGCGAGGCCGTCGAGCGCGCCGCCGGCCGCGCCGAGCACGCGCTGGGCGTGGCCCGTACGGAACTGGAAACCGACCCGCGCGCCAGCATCGCCGACGCCGCCACCGAGGTGCTGCTGATCTGCCAATCCGGTGCGCGCTCGCTGCTGGCCGCGCAGGCTCTGCTCGACGCCGGCTACACGCGCGTGGCCTCGGTCGATGGCGGTACCGCGCGCTGGATCGCCGAGGGCCTGCCACTGGCGCCGCCCGACGCCGATGCCGACTTCTACGACCGCTATTCGCGCCATCTGCGCCTGCCCGAAGTCGGCGAGGCCGGCCAGCGCCGCCTGCAGGCCGCGCGCGTGGCCCTGGTCGGCGCTGGCGGGCTGGGATCGCCGGCGGCCTACTATCTGGCCGCCGCGGGCATCGGCACCCTGGTGCTGGCCGACGACGACCGTGTCGACCGCAGCAACCTGCAGCGCCAGATCCTGCATACCGAAGCGCGCATCGGCACGCCCAAGGTCGAGTCGGCGCGGATCGCGCTGACGGCGCTGAATCCCCACCTCGACGTGCTGGCGTTTGCCGAGCGCATCGACTCGGGCAACGTCGAGCGTCTGATCGCCGACGCCGACGTGGTCGTCGACGGCGCCGACAATTTCCCGGTGCGCTACCTGCTCAACGACGCCTGCGTGAAGCTGGGCAAGCCGCTGGTCTACGGCGCGGTGCACCGCTTCGAAGGCCAGACCAGCGTGTTCGACGCCGGGCGCCAGCGCGGCCACGCGCCGTGCTACCGCTGCCTGTTTCCGGAGCCGCCGCCGCCGGAGGCCGCGCCCAATTGCGCCGAGGCCGGCGTGCTGGGCGTGTTGCCCGGCGTGATCGGCCTGCTGCAGGCGACCGAGGCGATCAAGCTGATCCTGGGCGCGGGCCAGCCCTTGAGCGGGCGATTGCTGCACTTCGACGCGCTGGCCATGCGCTTCCGCGAAACCCGCCTGCGCCCCGATCCGGGCTGCGCGGTGTGCGCACCGGGTGTGCCATTCCCCGGCTATATCGACTACCAGGCCTTCTGCGCCGTGCCTTGAAGCGCGCCGCGATGTGAAAACGGCCGACACACCGACTGTGCGACGTTCCTTGCATCGGGGACGGACGATGGAGCGACGCATGCGGGCAGGGTGGGTGACGATAGCGCTGTGGCTGCTACTGGCGTTGGCGACGCCCCCCGCGCAGGCCGGCGGCGTCTGCGTTCCGTCCCCCGGCCCCGACAGTTACGCCGCCCGCGTCGCCGCGATCGCCTGCCAGGAAAACGCGCTGTGGTTCCAGGCCTTCATCGACAGCGACGGCCGCCTGGCCAGCACCACCGTCGCCGAGGCCGAGAACTCGCGCCTGAGCGACGGCAGCACGCAGGCCTGGCGCCGCGTCGCCGACTATTGGAAGGGCAGCGGCCTGCTGTGGCAGATGAGCAGCTTCGCCGGCGCCGCCGAATGCGGCTATTCGCCCGCCGCCGATCCCGAGCAGATGCGCGCGGCCAACGCGTCGTGCCGCGCCTTCCTGATCGACAACCCGTGGTCGGCGGTGTTCGTGTCCTACGTGATGAACCGCGCCGGCGTGCCCAACTTCCGCGCCTCGGCCAGCCACATCGACTACGTGCGCGACGCCTACCTGCATCCCGATAGCAGTCCGTACACCTTCGCCGACCCCGACACCACCGCGCCCGCGCCCGGCGACCTGCTGTGCTTCGTGCGCGCCTCCTCGACGACGTTCGGTCATGCCGGCTTGAAGGCGTTCCTGGATCGCGACGCGGGCGCCTTGAACATGCACTGCGACATCGCCGCCAGCATCGACGGCGGCAAGCTCTATCTGGTCGGCGGCAACGTGCTGCAGGGCGTGACCCTGCGCGAACTCAACCTCAACAGCAGCGGCCTGCTATGGGCGCTGCCGCGCCGCGCCGCCGGGGCCGCCGACTGTCGGCCCGGTCATGCCCAGGGCTGCAGCTTCAACCGCCAGGACTGGGCGGCGTTGCTCAAGCTCAAGACCATGACGCCGACCACGCCGGCGCCGAATCTGGCGCCGCCGCGCAATTGCTGCGAGGTCTGCTCCTTGCCGATACCTGAAGGCATGCAGCGCTGTCCCGCGCGGCCGGCGGCCACGCCCGCGCCGGGCGGTTAGCCGCCCGCGTCGGGGGCGGCGAAGAACTCGCGCAGCGCCTGCTCGAACGCGGGCTCCGCGCCGATGCTGCTGTGATCGGCCTGCGCCAGCGCGACCACGCGCGGCGGCGTCGCCAGCGCCGCGATCAGGCGGTCGGTGTTGCCGGCCGGGATCACCTGGTCCAGGCCCGCGCGCAGCACCAGGGTCGGGCCGCGATAGCCGGCCAGCCAGCGCGCCGACTCGAAGCGGTCGCGCACCAGCCAGCCCACCGGCAGCAAGGGGTAGTGCGACTGCGCGACCGAGGCCAGGCTGTCGAACGGCGTGACCAGGGCCAGGCGCGCCACCGGCCGCTGCGAGGCGACGTGGCTGGCCACGCCGCTGCCCAGGCTGCAGCCGATCACGTCGATGGCCTGGCCCGGATGCGCGGCGCGCACGCGGTCGTAGAAACTCAGCGCGTCGCCGAACAGCGCCGCCTCGCTGGGCTGGCCGTCGCTGGCGCCGAAGCCGCGGTAGGCCAGCAGATACACGCTGCGATCGGGGAACAGTTGCGCCAGCTGGTCGCGGCGCTGTTCGATACGTTCGGCGTTGCCGCCGAAGTACAGCAGCGGCCGCGGCGCGGTCGGATTCACCGCCCAGCCGCGCAGGTGCACGCCCTCGCGTTCCAGGGCGAAGTCGGTGGTTGCCGGGTCCACGCGCGTGTACTGGCCGTAATAGATCAGGTCGCGCTGCTTGGCGTACATCAGCCCGCAGATGCCTGCATAGACCATCGCCGGCAGGCCCAGCATCGCCAGCCATGCGGGTTTGGAGAGCTTGAGCGCCATCGCGTTCCCCCTGTGGCCGCCGATCGCGGCCGATACCTGGACGTGCACGGGTTGCAGCGACTCCACTATGGGCAACGTCGAACGCGTCCCGCAAGGGCCGTCCGCCGCCGCCGAATGCGCCGAACCGATCCGGCCTGGCGGCTTGCGTGGAGCCAGCGTCGCCGGCCCCGTGCGACGGCCGCGTCTAGGCCGCCGCGATCACCGCGTCGATCTGCTCGGGTGTGGTCGCGTAGCTGGTCACCATGCGCAGGAAGCGCTGCCCGTCGCCGACGCTGCAGCCCTCGGGCAGGCCGCGACTGAGCCAGGGCGCACAGGCGATACCGGCTTCGCGCCAACGCGCCGCCACCGCCTCCGGCACCAGCGCGAACACCTCGTTGGCCTGGGTCGGCCAAGGCAGGCGCACGCCGGGCAGGGCGGCCAGGCCCGCCGCCAACCGCGTCGCCATCGCATTGGCGTGGCGCGCGTTGTCGCGCCAATGGCCGTCGTGCAGGTAGGCGACCATCTGTGCGCCCAGCAGGCGGCTCTTGGACAAGGTGTGGCCGGCGCGCTTGCGCTGGAACGGCAGCGACGCCGTCAGCGCCGGTTCGAAGCTCAGCACCGCCTCGCAGGCCAGTGCGCCGTTCTTGGTCGCGCCGAAGGTGACCGCGTCGAAGCCGGCCTGCCAGCTCATCGCCGCGGCGCTGCAGTCCAGCGCCACCATCGCGTTGGCGTAGCGCGAGCCGTCCAGGTGACAGCGCAGGCCGTGGCGCCGCGCCAGCGCGGTCAGCGCGCGCAATTCCTCCAGGCTGTACAGCGTGCCGGCCTCGGTCACCTGCGACAGCGACAGCACCGCCGGCTGCACGGTGCGCGCCACGCCGGGACTGAGGCGGGCGAGGGCGTCACTGAGGCCATCGGGGGTGATCTTGCCGGCGACACCGGCGATGCCGATCAGCTTGGCGCCGCCGCTGTAGAACTCCGGCGCGCCGCATTCGTCTTCCAGGATGTGGCTCTCGGCATGGCACAGCACCGCGCCCCAGGGCGTGCACAGCGCGGCCAGCGCCAGCGCATTGGCGGCCGTGCC includes:
- the der gene encoding ribosome biogenesis GTPase Der, yielding MLPLVALVGRPNVGKSTLFNALTRSRDALVHDQPGVTRDRHYGVCRPEGLRPFAVVDTGGIAGEDEGLAGATARQARAAAEEADLVLFIVDGREGASALDDDILKWLRKTARPTLLVVNKTDGIDVQAALNDFARYGFADRVAVSSAHRQGIDRLLEEVLSKLPEEGTQTELDSDPSRIRVAFIGRPNVGKSTLVNRLLGEERMIASEVPGTTRDSVAIDMERDGRLYRLIDTAGLRRKSRVDEAVEKFSIIKTLQAIEQCQVAVVMLDAGEGVTDQDASVLGYALDAGRALVVAVNKWDGQTDYQRQQTEALLVRKLAFVDWAEAVRISAKHGSGMRELFKAVHRAHDSATREFATAEVTKALEIAYETNPPPVVRGHVAKLRYAHPAASNPPTFVVHGTRLRTLADSYKRYLENFFRKRFKLVGTPVRFIFKEGNNPYEGKKNVLTEKQVAKKRRLIRHVKRGK
- a CDS encoding NTP transferase domain-containing protein, producing MQAAAPTTAIPPSDLTLGLLAGGRASRLGGLDKAWLLRDGQPQVLSLAQRYAAQASAVLVSANRDPDRYAAHGLRAVPDLRPDLGPLGGLQALATACATPWLLTLPVDALDPPEDLLARLSVAGAHGACAIDADGVQPLFALWRVVALRPVLAQALAHGRLSVQALQTELGMARVRCDGLRFGNLNTREDLAAAGIDAPLCD
- the glp gene encoding gephyrin-like molybdotransferase Glp; translated protein: MHEFPTGLSFDEALAIVAEVAAAHRLDTETLALPRSHGRVLAQDVDAPLALPPFDNSAMDGYAFRHADLLGTGAGLRLAGEQFAGAALAPALAIGECLRITTGAPLPAGADTVAIKENVSLEGERVRIPTDTPRGANVRYAGEDVRLGDRVLHAGQALTPARVSLAASLGLPSLTVARRPTVAVFTTGDELIEPGLPLGPGQIHDSNRDLLMGLLRADGLEPTAWPRLPDDPRQVEIALRDAACAFDLILTCGAVSAGEKDHVPAVLAAFGRTHFWKVRMKPGMPLLFGSLDQARFLGLPGNPVSVMATYLTFGRALIDGLQGRQEPRPRWRARLTDAIDKTHVRREFIRARLSAGEDGALYADPNPATGSHRLRAAAESNALIVIEEGPRTLAAGAVVEVLPY
- the moeB gene encoding molybdopterin-synthase adenylyltransferase MoeB, with protein sequence MSIERITPAEALRRQRAGALLIDVREAVERAAGRAEHALGVARTELETDPRASIADAATEVLLICQSGARSLLAAQALLDAGYTRVASVDGGTARWIAEGLPLAPPDADADFYDRYSRHLRLPEVGEAGQRRLQAARVALVGAGGLGSPAAYYLAAAGIGTLVLADDDRVDRSNLQRQILHTEARIGTPKVESARIALTALNPHLDVLAFAERIDSGNVERLIADADVVVDGADNFPVRYLLNDACVKLGKPLVYGAVHRFEGQTSVFDAGRQRGHAPCYRCLFPEPPPPEAAPNCAEAGVLGVLPGVIGLLQATEAIKLILGAGQPLSGRLLHFDALAMRFRETRLRPDPGCAVCAPGVPFPGYIDYQAFCAVP
- a CDS encoding DUF2272 domain-containing protein: MRAGWVTIALWLLLALATPPAQAGGVCVPSPGPDSYAARVAAIACQENALWFQAFIDSDGRLASTTVAEAENSRLSDGSTQAWRRVADYWKGSGLLWQMSSFAGAAECGYSPAADPEQMRAANASCRAFLIDNPWSAVFVSYVMNRAGVPNFRASASHIDYVRDAYLHPDSSPYTFADPDTTAPAPGDLLCFVRASSTTFGHAGLKAFLDRDAGALNMHCDIAASIDGGKLYLVGGNVLQGVTLRELNLNSSGLLWALPRRAAGAADCRPGHAQGCSFNRQDWAALLKLKTMTPTTPAPNLAPPRNCCEVCSLPIPEGMQRCPARPAATPAPGG
- a CDS encoding alpha/beta fold hydrolase, translating into MALKLSKPAWLAMLGLPAMVYAGICGLMYAKQRDLIYYGQYTRVDPATTDFALEREGVHLRGWAVNPTAPRPLLYFGGNAERIEQRRDQLAQLFPDRSVYLLAYRGFGASDGQPSEAALFGDALSFYDRVRAAHPGQAIDVIGCSLGSGVASHVASQRPVARLALVTPFDSLASVAQSHYPLLPVGWLVRDRFESARWLAGYRGPTLVLRAGLDQVIPAGNTDRLIAALATPPRVVALAQADHSSIGAEPAFEQALREFFAAPDAGG
- a CDS encoding beta-eliminating lyase-related protein; this translates as MSAAPTRINLASDNVVGASAAVLDAIVRANADAEPSYGADRYCAQAEAALAQVFERELQVCLTATGTAANALALAALCTPWGAVLCHAESHILEDECGAPEFYSGGAKLIGIAGVAGKITPDGLSDALARLSPGVARTVQPAVLSLSQVTEAGTLYSLEELRALTALARRHGLRCHLDGSRYANAMVALDCSAAAMSWQAGFDAVTFGATKNGALACEAVLSFEPALTASLPFQRKRAGHTLSKSRLLGAQMVAYLHDGHWRDNARHANAMATRLAAGLAALPGVRLPWPTQANEVFALVPEAVAARWREAGIACAPWLSRGLPEGCSVGDGQRFLRMVTSYATTPEQIDAVIAAA